The following proteins are co-located in the Macaca thibetana thibetana isolate TM-01 chromosome 6, ASM2454274v1, whole genome shotgun sequence genome:
- the POU5F2 gene encoding POU domain, class 5, transcription factor 2: MHRHPWPVTPSPPTGGRGLRGPVAVLKPRGPSVPTRAAAGAIPPMAGHRPSNHFFPLPGSGGGGPRGPVPLRVDTLTWLSTQAAPGRVMVWPAVRPGVCPDPEVWRISPAPLPHEFRGWIAPCRPRLGAGEAGDWLRSPSEGALPGPYIALRSIPKLPLPEDVSGILKELQQLAKELRRKRLSLGYSQADVGIAVGVLFGKVLSQTTVCRFEAQQLSLANMWKLRPLLKKWLEEVEAENLLGLCKMEMILQQSRKWRRASRERRIGNSLEKFFQRCPKPTPQQISHIAGCLQLQKDVVRVWFYNRSKMGSRSTNDASPREVVGTAGPPCPGAPVCFHLGLGVPMDIPHYTPLYSAGVAHSSAAATAVGLLRL, from the coding sequence ATGCACAGGCACCCTTGGCCTGTAACGCCTTCTCCGCCCACTGGGGGGCGGGGCTTGAGGGGGCCGGTGGCTGTTCTGAAGCCTCGAGGGCCATCAGTTCCTACCAGAGCTGCTGCGGGTGCCATCCCACCCATGGCCGGACACAGGCCCTCAAACCACTTCTTCCCCCTTCCAGGCAGTGGTGGGGGCGGCCCCAGAGGGCCAGTGCCCCTGCGGGTTGACACCCTGACCTGGTTGAGCACCCAGGCGGCCCCTGGCAGGGTGATGGTCTGGCCAGCAGTCAGGCCAGGGGTCTGCCCAGACCCTGAGGTGTGGAGGATTTCCCCGGCTCCCCTGCCACACGAATTCCGTGGCTGGATAGCACCCTGCAGGCCCCGTCTTGGAGCTGGTGAGGCAGGGGACTGGTTGCGAAGCCCCTCCGAAGGCGCCCTCCCTGGGCCCTACATTGCCCTGCGGAGCATCCCGAAGTTGCCGCTGCCAGAGGACGTCTCGGGCATACTGAAAGAGTTGCAGCAGCTGGCCAAGGAGCTGAGGCGGAAGAGGTTGAGCCTAGGGTACTCACAGGCCGATGTGGGGATCGCTGTGGGAGTTCTATTTGGGAAGGTGCTTAGCCAGACGACCGTCTGCCGCTTCGAGGCCCAGCAGCTAAGCCTTGCCAACATGTGGAAGCTGCGACCACTGCTGAAAAAGTGGCTGGAAGAAGTGGAAGCAGAGAACCTTCTGGGCTTATGCAAAATGGAGATGATCCTGCAACAGTCTCGGAAGTGGAGACGGGCAAGCAGGGAGCGACGAATCGGAAACAGCCTAGAGAAATTCTTTCAGCGGTGCCCTAAGCCCACGCCCCAACAAATCAGCCACATTGCTGGGTGCCTCCAGCTGCAGAAGGATGTGGTTCGAGTTTGGTTCTATAACCGCAGCAAGATGGGCAGTCGATCAACCAATGATGCTTCCCCACGGGAGGTTGTGGGGACAGCCGGGCCTCCTTGCCCAGGGGCACCAGTGTGCTTTCACCTGGGACTGGGAGTCCCAATGGATATCCCCCACTATACACCTCTCTACTCTGCGGGGGTAGCCCACTCCTCTGCCGCAGCCACCGCTGTGGGCCTTCTCAGACTTTAG